The DNA segment GGTGTTGCATCCCTAACTCAGGATTTTCAAGGTTTAACCAAAAGCTTTCAACAACAACTAGGGACATTCTCCACCACGGCCAGTTCACTACAACAATCCACAACTGAACTCACTGCATCTGCAACTAAAACAGCAGAGCAATTAGGTGCGACTGCAAGTGAATTTAGTTCCACAGCCAGTCAAGCTAATCGGTTATTGAGTAACCTAGATGAACTCGTCACAAGCAACCGCAGTTCTTTGGTTGGTGCTTTGAATAATATTACCGAAACTAGCAACCAACTCCGGGTGACAGTCAGTAGCTTATCACCTGCCTTTAATCAACTAACTCAAGGCGAATTACTCAACAATTTAGAAACTCTCTCAGCAAATGCAGCCCAAGCCTCAGCTAATTTACGCGACGCTTCTAACGCCTTAAATGACCCTCAGAATCTAGTGCTAATGCAGCAAACCTTAGATTCAGCCAGGGTAACTTTTGAAAATACCCAAAAAATCACCTCTGATTTAGACGAATTAACAGGTGATCCAGCTTTCCGGCAAAATCTGCTGCAATTGGTAAATGGTTTAAGTGGTTTGGTGTCTTCTACAGAACAGATACAGCAAGACGTAAAGGTAGCTGCTACTTTAGACTCACTGAAAATAGCAGTTAGCAAACCTCCTGTTCAGCAGCCTACTGTAAATCAACCAGTGGTGAAGCAGCCTCCTGTTAGCACGCCCAAAATTGAGCTTCCCATCCTCAAGCCAAAGCAACAGGCGCTGAATATCAAACCCATACCTGCTGCGGATACTTTTGAACTCAACCCCCAACCAATTATTAACCCAGCAATTTCTGACTCATCCCCAGAACAGCTATTAAAGCAACTGCGGAAATATGGTGAAGAAAGGAATTTAGATGATTGATATCAGGGAGATAGGCAAGAAAATTTAAGTTTGTCTTCTCCCACTCCCCACTCCCCACTCCCCACTCCCCACTCCCCACTCCCCACTCCCCACTCCCCACTCCCTAATTCCAATCTTGCTCTTCTTTTTTGCCGCGACTTTGATAAATGCCGCCAATATAGTGCATCTGGCGAGTTTTTTCAAAAAGTTGGGATTCCGTCAAACCCCACTGCTGCAAGACTTGATCCAGGTCTTTTTGGATGTCTCTCGCCCCTGGAAAGCCTTGATAACGAATTTTTAATCTAGCTAATTCAGCTAAATTGTAGTCTGTTGCCTCGTGAGCGAGTAAAATATTAATAGAGGGGCGATCGCGGTTATAGAGAGGATGTTGTTGGTCTTTATTCCCGTGTAATTCAGACATGATTTATACCTATAGCTCGATTATTACTTCATCCTAAATCCAGATTTAATCGTCTTTCTATCCAGCCATCATAAATCATGACGGCAACCACACCCCACCTCATACGGCTCTCACCACTGCCATGTAACTTTAAATAAAGATACATTATCTTT comes from the Nodularia sp. NIES-3585 genome and includes:
- a CDS encoding DUF3288 family protein — translated: MSELHGNKDQQHPLYNRDRPSINILLAHEATDYNLAELARLKIRYQGFPGARDIQKDLDQVLQQWGLTESQLFEKTRQMHYIGGIYQSRGKKEEQDWN
- a CDS encoding MlaD family protein yields the protein MRDIITNSFASRRTLREGSVGLLILLGLGALVMIVLWLNRFTAGSNSYKFLVEFANAGGMQRGAPVRYRGVKVGNISRVKASSNAVEVEIEIAPADLVISRDVVIEANQSGLISESIIDITPKKSILAGEAIAKPLDNNCDDSLIICNGSRLSGQIGISIDELIRSSTNLATTYNDPAFYQNVNRLLESSTAAATGVASLTQDFQGLTKSFQQQLGTFSTTASSLQQSTTELTASATKTAEQLGATASEFSSTASQANRLLSNLDELVTSNRSSLVGALNNITETSNQLRVTVSSLSPAFNQLTQGELLNNLETLSANAAQASANLRDASNALNDPQNLVLMQQTLDSARVTFENTQKITSDLDELTGDPAFRQNLLQLVNGLSGLVSSTEQIQQDVKVAATLDSLKIAVSKPPVQQPTVNQPVVKQPPVSTPKIELPILKPKQQALNIKPIPAADTFELNPQPIINPAISDSSPEQLLKQLRKYGEERNLDD